Proteins encoded by one window of Lates calcarifer isolate ASB-BC8 linkage group LG5, TLL_Latcal_v3, whole genome shotgun sequence:
- the notum1b gene encoding inactive palmitoleoyl-protein carboxylesterase notum1b, which translates to MQSRCVVRSAAGLSAVRSCLLLLVIHMSAPVEARRVRGGRAHTRRVVQQHQQPQQTPAYRERVEGPESFPLDFTAVESNMDNFMVQIKNLAQSLYPCSAQKLDQDMKLHFLKNESVTCNDGSPAGYYIKESKGSKRWLLFLEGGWYCFNRQTCDSRYETMRRLMSSTMWPQTRTGTGILSPQPEENPHWWNANMVFIPYCSSDVWSGVTPKTDHSDYAFMGSLIIKEVVNELLTKGLDNAKVLLLAGSSAGGTGVLLNVDHVAEQLESQGYTGVQVRGLADSGWFLDNKQYKFTDCLDTISCAPTEAIKRGIRYWGGLVPESCRQAHVGEEWNCFFGYKVYPTLKSPMFVVQWLFDEAQLTVDNIHLTGQPVHEGQWRYIQNLGQELRSTLQAMFAPACLSHELITRTYWMDIQVKGTSLPRALHCWDRSLQDNLHINSSHGNHSHHKHRTPPIRGCPVHLIDSCPWPHCNPSCPTIRDQLTGQEMSVIQFLKHMGFDVQKMAQQQGMDPRKLLGILNNGN; encoded by the exons ATGCAGAGCCGTTGTGTCGTGAGAAGCGCGGCCGGTCTGTCCGCGGTGCGCTCCTGCCTGTTGCTGCTCGTCATCCACATGAGCGCACCGGTGGAGGCGAGGAGAGTGCGCGGCGGTCGGGCGCACACTCGGCGGGTggtgcagcagcatcagcagccgCAGCAGACTCCAGCGTACAGGGAGCGGGTGGAAGGACCAGAGAGCTTCCCTTTAGACTTCACAGCCGTGGAGAGCAACATGGACAATTTCATGGTGCAGATAAAGAATTTGGCGCAGTCGCTGTACCCGTGCTCTGCGCAGAAACTGGACCAAGACATGAAGCTGCACTTTTTGAAGAACGAGTCTGTGACTTGCAATGACGGGTCACCTGCAGG GTACTACATCAAGGAGTCAAAAGGCAGCAAGAGGTGGCTGCTGTTCTTGGAAG gtGGATGGTACTGTTTCAACAGGCAGACCTGTGACAGCAGGTACGAGACAATGAGGAGACTGATGAGCTCCACCATGTGGCCACAAACCAGAACAG GAACAGGAATTCTGTCTCCTCAGCCAGAGGAAAACCCACACTGGTGGAACGCTAACATGGT GTTCATCCCGTACTGCTCCAGTGACGTGTGGAGCGGAGTCACCCCGAAGACAGATCACA GTGACTATGCGTTCATGGGATCTCTGATCATTAAGGAGGTGGTGAACGAGCTGCTGACAAAAGGTCTGGACAACGCCAAGGTTCTTCTTCTTGCAGGAAGCAG TGCGGGCGGTACAGGTGTCCTGCTGAACGTGGACCACGTCGCTGAGCAGCTGGAGTCACAGGGCTACACAGGGGTGCAGGTCAGAGGCCTGGCTGATTCCGGATGGTTCCTGGACAACAAACAGTACAAATTCACAGACTGCCTGGACACCATCAGCTGTGCCCCCACTGAGGCCATAAAGAGAGGCATCAG GTACTGGGGCGGACTGGTGccagagagctgcagacagGCTCATGTTGGGGAGGAGTGGAACTGTTTCTTTGGATATAAAGTCTACCCCACGTTAAAAA GCCCCATGTTCGTGGTGCAGTGGCTGTTTGACGAGGCCCAGCTGACGGTCGACAACATCCACCTGACAGGACAGCCCGTCCACGAGGGTCAGTGGAGGTACATACAGAACCTGGGGCAGGAGCTGAGGAGCACTCTCCA GGCCATGTTTGCTCCGGCCTGTTTGTCTCATGAGCTCATTACCAGAAC CTACTGGATGGACATTCAGGTGAAAGGCACCTCCCTGCCCAGAGCCCTCCACTGCTGGGACCGCAGCCTCCAAGACAACCTCCACATCAACAGTAGCCACGGCAACCACAGCCACCACAAGCACAGGACCCCTCCCATTAGGGGTTGCCCCGTacatttgattgacagctgccCGTGGCCTCACTGTAACCCCTCCTGCCCGACCATACGTGACCAGCTGACGGGACAGGAGATGAGCGTGATCCAGTTCCTGAAGCACATGGGATTTGACGTGCAGAAGATGGCTCAGCAGCAGGGGATGGACCCCAGGAAGCTGCTGGGCATACTCAACAATGGGAACTGA
- the tmc6b gene encoding LOW QUALITY PROTEIN: transmembrane channel-like protein 6b (The sequence of the model RefSeq protein was modified relative to this genomic sequence to represent the inferred CDS: deleted 1 base in 1 codon), translating to MAQNVNFDLNHPLMEAGLESPVDEEGVHDSFNQLIAEQSQNGGLSDAYELQQLQRQLDEEGQDNVAYLTSPDHDFRDRRQGQRGVEWEDDERPIDPLVAERWSSATLKILSSMPSRTIGRNRGAIISQYYNKTMQLRRRRQSRPAIRDFSHSARPSIRGYGMEADTPDADGAEMTKRERLVNNLQNLSVSDRVRMLRGMPLSVAEKSELRRLALQKERRTLSGKRIPCCSRLKYYIIIAMRQSWYSWLSFLHSLQLWQVALKRVSGRFGTGVLSYFLFLKTLLFFNLFLFLVMGAFLVLPQAVHPPTPPAEKCIFTGLELLTGAGSFSDTVMYYGHYSNYTLHRSCRDDGGGQNISVFNRTRPDCVSKHLSYNMPLAYFFTIGVAFFITCIILVYSMSKSFGRSFRIDKSHSILAMKVFCSWDFKVIKKTSVKLMSENICTQLKELLAEVNHKHVKNTVGQRLWRLMVHGLAWAICIAGTTACVISIYFFSDYMHQNSAWGATDAQNIQNNLSLLALPVVVSLINLLLPGLFNLAAWMEDYQSPSVRTYVAIGRNLMLKVSVLGVLCYHWLDRVAAGTTFKVKCWESFVGQELYRFLLMDFIFTLLDTLLGEFLWRLFSEKVLKRRRKPVFDIARNVLELIYGQTLAWLGVLFTPLLPAVQILKLLLLFYIKKSSVMMNCQAPSKPYRVSQMTTIFITLLCFPSFLGVSVCVTYTMWSIPPSSSCGPFRGLQKMLQAGKRWVEQLEEDNPNLSVLARAHSYLVENPFFLFVGAGIFLIVIYFHSQVVDGQRKIISLLQEQIKNEGDDKKFLITRLQSIHEKKRTPARRLRSQDSSC from the exons ATGGCTCAAAACGTTAACTTTGACCTGAACCACCCTCTCATGGAAGCTGGACTGGA GAGCCCAGTGGACGAGGAAGGTGTTCATGACTCGTTCAACCAGCTGATAGCAGAGCAGAGTCAGAATGGAGGACTGTCTGACGCctatgagctgcagcagctgcagagacaacTGGACGAGGAGGGTCAAG ATAATGTGGCCTACCTGACCAGCCCTGACCATGACTTTAGAGACAGGAGGCAGGGACAAAGAGGGGTTGAATGGGAGGATGATGAAAGACCGATAGACCCCCTCGTA GCTGAACGCTGGTCCTCGGCCACCTTGAAGATCCTGTCGTCCATGCCCAGTCGCACCATTG GCCGCAACAGGGGAGCCATCATCTCTCAGTACTACAACAAGACCATGCAGCTTCGGAGACGCAGGCAGAGCAGACCTGCCATCCGAGACTTCTCTCACTCTGCCAGGCCCAGCATACGAGGCTACGGGATGGAGGCAGACACTCCGGACGCAGATGGTGCAGAGA TGACTAAAAGGGAACGTTTGGTGAACAACCTGCAGAACCTTTCAGTAAGCGACCGAGTCAGGATGCTCAGAGGAATGCCACTCAGCGTGGCCGAGAAGAGTGAACTCAG GAGGTTAGCATTACAAAAGGAGAGACGCACACTTTCTGGCAAGCGGATCCCCTGTTGCAGTCGACTCAAATATTACATCATAATT GCTATGAGACAGAGTTGGTACAGCTGGCTGTCCTTCCTTCACTCCCTCCAGCTGTGGCAAGTGGCACTCAAGAGAGTTAGCGGGCGTTTCGGCACTGGAGTCCTCTCATACTTCCTGTTCCTTAAGACCCTACTCTTCTTCAACCTCTTCCTGTTCCTGGTGATGGGTGCGTTCCTGGTGCTGCCTCAGGCAGTGCACCCTCCAACGCCGCCTGCTGAGAAATGCATCTTCACTGGACTGGAGCTTCTCACCGGAGCG GGCTCTTTCTCAGACACAGTGATGTACTATGGACACTACAGTAACTACACACTGCATAGGAGCTgcagggatgatggtggagggCAGAATATCTCTGTGTTCAATAGAACCAGGCCGGACTGTGTGTCGAAACACCTGTCCTACAACATGCCACTTGCATACTTCTTCACTATAGGAGTGGCCTTCTTCATCACATGTATCATCCTTGTGTACAg CATGTCCAAGTCATTCGGCCGGAGCTTCCGAATCGACAAATCTCACAGTATCCTGGCCATGAAGGTTTTCTGCTCCTGGGACTTCAAGGTCATCAAGAAAACTTCTGTTAAACTCATGTCTGAGAATATCTGCACCCAGCTCAAG gAGCTGTTGGCAGAGGTGAACCATAAACACGTCAAGAACACTGTGGGCCAGAGGCTGTGGAGACTGATGGTCCACGGCCTAGCATGGGCCATCTGCATAGCAGGCACCACTGCCTGTGTGATCAGCATTTACTTCTTCTCTGATTACATGCACCAG AATTCTGCTTGGGGTGCTACTGATGCCCAGAACATCCAGAACAACCTCAGCCTGCTGGCTCTGCCTGTGGTGGTGTCGCTCATCAACCTGCTGCTGCCCGGCCTGTTCAACCTCGCAGCCTGGATGGAGGACTACCAGTCTCCCTCTGTACGCACGTATGTCGCCATCGGCAG GAACCTGATGTTAAAAGTGAGCGTTCTTGGCGTCCTGTGTTACCACTGGCTCGATCGCGTGGCTGCTGGTACAACCTTTAAGGTGAAG TGCTGGGAGAGTTTTGTTGGCCAGGAACTTTATCGCTTCCTTCTCATGGACTTTATCTTCACTCTGCTGGACACCTTGTTAGGAGAGTTTCTTTGGAG gTTGTTTTCTGAGAAGgtgctgaagaggaggaggaaaccaGTCTTTGACATTGCCAGGAATGTCCTTGAGCTCATCTATGGACAGACTTTAGCCTG gttgGGTGTTCTCTTCACTCCTCTCCTGCCTGCAGTGCAGATACTTAAACTCTTGTTGCTCTTCTACATCAAGAAG aGCAGTGTCATGATGAACTGTCAGGCTCCCAGTAAGCCATACAGAGTCAGCCAGATGACCACCATCTTCAtcactctcctctgcttcccctCCTTCCTTGGTGTCTCCGTGTGTGTCACATACACCATGTGGAG TATCCCGCCCTCCTCATCGTGCGGTCCGTTCCGCGGGCTCCAAAAGATGCTCCAGGCAGGGAAGCGCTGGGTGGAACAACTGGAAGAAGATAATCCCAACCTGTCTGTGCTGGCCAGGGCTCACTCATACCTGGTGGAAAAtcctttcttcctgtttgtggGAGCAGGCATCTTTCt gaTAGTCATCTACTTCCACAGTCAGGTGGTGGACGGTCAAAGGAAGATCATCAGTTTATTACAGGAGCAGATAAAAAAT GAGGGAGATGATAAAAAGTTTCTCATCACTCGCCTCCAGTCCATCCATGAGAAAAAACGAACCCCCGCTCGAAGACTCAGAAGTCAG GACTCTTCATGTTGA
- the tmc8 gene encoding LOW QUALITY PROTEIN: transmembrane channel-like protein 7 (The sequence of the model RefSeq protein was modified relative to this genomic sequence to represent the inferred CDS: deleted 1 base in 1 codon) produces MEEHNAVSFMRLLSDESTHSSLSTDSCEYYQTEIFDQLPSTQQNRQGFSDVCETYQGSQELGEKLSNGPLSRGPRDRASMQPLKNLAMCIQAKRDARDRRKMEISNVGFWESWRQSQSINRKRVWAQMGEVLSGLLPWQHTLHTIEGRFGVGVKSYFVFLRYLIYLNLLHCALIWGFILGPTTFYGRRNGSEPLRFGGNDSVLDFLLGSGYLDRSPVFYGFYTRGSLNLPCLNTPLLYFAGILTILFLSLIMVVRRTTVGYKHTWMLGKRYSMNVSYKIFCGWDFTIQDPSSATLKSSFIRNELKLLLEEQNFSLREAQRTLGQRVRLYLLRFILNVLIVSLLGGAFYLIYTATVRSQNDNGNRDYHLLVRLFLQYLPPITITFVNLVLPHMFRKISSFEDYSFTTQVNATLVRSIFLKLASLGIYLFFLFTKTTHQECRENQFGREMYKLCIFNFLATFCNAFLLNYPRKLVQEKNPTSSLARLLGKQRFLIPFNVLDLVYSQTVSWVGIYYCPLLPLIGIVTLVLTFYIKKFTVLRCCVAEQRMFRASSSSVLFHFMLLLGLFMAATTVGVNIYQVRMDNTSLCGPFANGETVFNVTGVCVDSLPSLAQSTLRYLASEAFALPLILTEVIILTSYVSRGRANQRAIERLKDMLVMTSSDKRFLVKQHTTLLKHKKDTHRINSAAIREDAPLSCCEDPPPPM; encoded by the exons ATGGAGGAGCACAATGCTGTCAGCTTCATGAGACTCTTATCAG ATGAGAGCACCCATTCCTCCCTGTCGACGGACTCCTGTGAGTACTACCAGACAGAGATATTTGACCAGCTGCCCAGCACCCAGCAGAACAGACAGGGGTTTTCAGATGTCTGTGAGACCTACCAGGGCAGCCAAGAGCTGGGGGAGAAGCTCAGCAATGGCCCCCTGTCCAGAGGACCCAGAGACAGGGCGTCAATGCAGCCACTCAAGAATCTGGCCATGTGTATTCAGGCGAAGCGAGATGCCAG GGACAGGAGGAAAATGGAAATCAGCAATGTTGGTTTTTGGGAGTCCTGGAGGCAGAGCCAGAGCATCAACAGGAAAAGGGTGTGGGCGCAGATGGGAGAAGTTCTGTCAgggctgttgccatggcagcacaCTCTCCACACTATTGAAG GCAGGTTTGGAGTGGGTGTGAAGTCCTATTTCGTTTTCCTCAGATATCTGATTTACTTGAACCTGCTACACTGTGCTCTTATCTGGGGGTTCATTCTGGGGCCTACAACATTTTATGGCAGGAGGAACGGCAGTG AACCTTTGAGGTTTGGGGGCAATGACTCAGTTTTAGATTTCCTCCTGGGATCG ggttACCTGGATCGTTCTCCAGTGTTCTATGGCTTTTACACGCGTGGTTCTCTGAATTTGCCGTGCTTGAACACACCTCTGCTGTACTTTGCTGGAATCCTCACCATCCTCTTCCTAAGTCTCATCATGGTGGTCCGCCG AACAACAGTCGGCTACAAGCACACCTGGATGCTTGGGAAGCGTTACAGTATGAATGTGAGCTATAAGATCTTCTGTGGCTGGGACTTCACCATCCAGGACCCCAGTTCAGCAACTCTCAAATCCAGCTTCATCAGGAATGAACTCAAG CTGCTCCTGGAGGAGCAGAATTTCTCCCTGCGTGAGGCTCAGAGGACCCTCGGACAGAGAGTGCGCCTCTACCTGCTCAGGTTTATCCTCAACGTGCTCATCGTGTCCCTGCTGGGTGGAGCCTTCTACCTCATCTACACCGCCACAGTGAGATCACAGAATGACAACGGCAAC AGAGACTACCACTTGCTGGTCAGGCTGTTCCTCCAGTACCTTCCTCCCATCACCATCACCTTTGTCAACCTGGTCCTCCCTCACATGTTCCGTAAGATCTCGTCTTTTGAAGACTACTCC TTCACCACACAGGTCAATGCCACGCTTGTGAG GAGCATCTTCTTGAAGCTGGCCTCACTGGGGATCtacttatttttccttttcacaaaaacaacacatcaggAA TGCAGGGAGAACCAGTTTGGCAGAGAGATGTACAAGCTGTGCATTTTCAACTTCCTTGCCACTTTCTGCAACGCCTTTCTTTTGAACTACCCGAGGAA GTTGGTGCAGGAGAAGAACCCTACATCCTCGCTGGCCCGGTTGCTGGGGAAACAGCGCTTCCTGATACCGTTCAACGTGTTGGATCTGGTGTACAGTCAGACAGTATCCTGGGTGGGGATCTACTACTgccctctgctgcctctgataGGAATTGTCACACTGGTGCTCACGTTCTACATCAAAAAG TTCACAGTCCTGCGGTGCTGTGTTGCAGAGCAGCGAATGTTTCGAGCCTCCAGTTCTTCAGTTTTATTCCACTTCATGTTGCTGCTTGGTCTCTTCATGGCTGCAACCACAGTGGGCGTCAACATCTACCAAGTCAGAATGGACAATAC GTCACTCTGTGGTCCATTTGCAAATGGAGAAACAGTATTTAATgtgacaggagtgtgtgtggacagtcTACCCAGCCTGGCACAGAGCACTCTCCGCTACCTGGCCTCTGAGGCCTTCGCCCTGCCGCTAATACTCACTGAAGT TATAATCTTAACCTCATATGTGTCACGGGGTCGAGCCAATCAGAGGGCCATTGAGAGACTGAAAGACATGCTAGTTATG ACCAGTTCAGATAAGCGTTTCCTGGTGAAACAGCACACCACACTGCTCAAACATaagaaggacacacacagaatcaatTCTGCGGCCATCAGAGAGGACGCCCCGCTCAGTTGCTGTGAAGATCCCCCTCCACCAATGTAA
- the LOC108875687 gene encoding putative pregnancy-specific beta-1-glycoprotein 7 isoform X2, producing the protein MKTLQTRNLLPILALASLFVKISGSVSLHPVLTGPDMAYLGSRVAFRCIAPNASLPVTYELIGDGGVLMRTGTDQGDQHASFFLKVTASSEGSYHCKATIGGSTGVSNIIKLTVVTPASNTRVTSEPFPPVVYEGSRIVLSCTITKGSHLSYTWLFNRKEVTSSTSPFFHLNGNQLVMEKVTPEHAGHYSCIAWSRVHDVRRFSSSTEIQVTVKVYISKPRISFSIFKVGDSYHGNVTCWSTRGSHPVNFSLSIDDKEVASTTATESLTAWFPVAMVPGRDMGVAQCQAKTEMQKLMSEPVSLEVVPVGGDVKVEVEYLYRADSKLAVARLSCQVGRGTFPYISWLFNDSVLPSETHVDSHFQPVLPDFALADRRRILILPKLGPEESGCYRCRVRDSYDDSGPWVESVAVLVKVTEVFMSTIEVIAIAFCCFLVLMMVVYVACIYRMFDRNRAPDHISTPNSDAPPVSAPALQLGSEMAATSSIDCDA; encoded by the exons ATGAAGACTCTACAGACTCGTAATTTGTTGCCAATTCTAG ctcTGGCAAGTTTGTTCGTCAAGATAA GTGGATCAGTCTCTCTCCACCCTGTCCTGACTGGCCCTGACATGGCCTACCTTGGCTCGAGGGTGGCTTTCCGCTGTATTGCACCTAATGCCTCTCTGCCGGTCACCTATGAACTGATAGGGGATGGTGGTGTCCTGATGCGCACAGGCACCGACCAAGGGGATCAACATGCATCATTCTTCCTGAAGGTCACCGCATCATCGGAGGGTTCCTACCACTGCAAGGCTACGATTGGAGGAAGCACAGGAGTCAGCAACATCATCAAGCTGACTGTAGTTA CTCCAGCATCAAATACCAGAGTGACCTCTGAACCCTTCCCCCCAGTCGTGTACGAGGGGTCACGTATCGTCCTGAGCTGCACCATCACAAAGGGCTCCCACCTCTCCTATACCTGGCTTTTCAACAGGAAGGAAGTAACGTCTTCAACCTCTCCCTTTTTCCACCTCAATGGGAACCAGCTAGTGATGGAGAAGGTGACCCCAGAGCACGCTGGGCACTACTCTTGCATTGCTTGGTCCAGGGTCCATGACGTCAGGAGGTTTTCAAGCAGCACAGAGATCCAGGTGACAGTCAAAG TTTATATATCAAAACCGAGgatctctttctccatcttcaAAGTAGGAGacagttaccatggcaacgTTACCTGCTGGTCAACAAGAGGGAGTCATCCAGTCAACTTCTCACTTTCAATAGACGACAAAGAAGTGGCATCCACCACTGCAACCGAATCCCTCACTGCTTGGTTCCCTGTTGCCATGGTACCTGGGCGGGATATGGGCGTGGCTCAATGCCAGGCAAAAACTGAGATGCAGAAGCTGATGAGTGAACCTGTATCTCTGGAAGTAG TCCCGGTTGGAGGTGATGTCAAAGTGGAGGTGGAATATCTCTACAGAGCTGACTCCAAACTGGCCGTTGCCAGGCTGAGCTGTCAAGTCGGCAGGGGAACTTTCCCTTACATCTCCTGGCTCTTTAATGACTCTGTCCTTCCCTCTGAGACACATGTGGACTCCCACTTTCAGCCTGTCCTGCCTGACTTTGCCCTCGCCGACCGCAGACGAATCCTCATCCTCCCTAAGCTGGGCCCAGAGGAGTCTGGGTGTTACCGCTGCAGGGTCAGGGACAGTTATGATGACTCTGGGCCCTGGGTGGAGAGTGTAGCTGTGCTGGTCAAGGTCACAG AGGTTTTCATGTCCACCATTGAGGTTATCGCCATAGCTTTCTGCTGCTTCCTTGTCCTGATGATGGTGGTGTATGTAGCCTGTATTTACAGGATGTTTGACCGCAACcgag CCCCTGACCACATTTCTACACCAAa TTCTGATGCACCTCCTGTGTCTGCACCCGCGTTGCAGTTGGGCAGCGAGATGGCTGCTACCTCCTCCATAGACTGTGATGCCTAG
- the LOC108875687 gene encoding Fc receptor-like protein 5 isoform X1 translates to MKTLQTRNLLPILALASLFVKISGSVSLHPVLTGPDMAYLGSRVAFRCIAPNASLPVTYELIGDGGVLMRTGTDQGDQHASFFLKVTASSEGSYHCKATIGGSTGVSNIIKLTVVTPASNTRVTSEPFPPVVYEGSRIVLSCTITKGSHLSYTWLFNRKEVTSSTSPFFHLNGNQLVMEKVTPEHAGHYSCIAWSRVHDVRRFSSSTEIQVTVKVYISKPRISFSIFKVGDSYHGNVTCWSTRGSHPVNFSLSIDDKEVASTTATESLTAWFPVAMVPGRDMGVAQCQAKTEMQKLMSEPVSLEVVPVGGDVKVEVEYLYRADSKLAVARLSCQVGRGTFPYISWLFNDSVLPSETHVDSHFQPVLPDFALADRRRILILPKLGPEESGCYRCRVRDSYDDSGPWVESVAVLVKVTDRILNSMPRATSSTETPPKVFMSTIEVIAIAFCCFLVLMMVVYVACIYRMFDRNRAPDHISTPNSDAPPVSAPALQLGSEMAATSSIDCDA, encoded by the exons ATGAAGACTCTACAGACTCGTAATTTGTTGCCAATTCTAG ctcTGGCAAGTTTGTTCGTCAAGATAA GTGGATCAGTCTCTCTCCACCCTGTCCTGACTGGCCCTGACATGGCCTACCTTGGCTCGAGGGTGGCTTTCCGCTGTATTGCACCTAATGCCTCTCTGCCGGTCACCTATGAACTGATAGGGGATGGTGGTGTCCTGATGCGCACAGGCACCGACCAAGGGGATCAACATGCATCATTCTTCCTGAAGGTCACCGCATCATCGGAGGGTTCCTACCACTGCAAGGCTACGATTGGAGGAAGCACAGGAGTCAGCAACATCATCAAGCTGACTGTAGTTA CTCCAGCATCAAATACCAGAGTGACCTCTGAACCCTTCCCCCCAGTCGTGTACGAGGGGTCACGTATCGTCCTGAGCTGCACCATCACAAAGGGCTCCCACCTCTCCTATACCTGGCTTTTCAACAGGAAGGAAGTAACGTCTTCAACCTCTCCCTTTTTCCACCTCAATGGGAACCAGCTAGTGATGGAGAAGGTGACCCCAGAGCACGCTGGGCACTACTCTTGCATTGCTTGGTCCAGGGTCCATGACGTCAGGAGGTTTTCAAGCAGCACAGAGATCCAGGTGACAGTCAAAG TTTATATATCAAAACCGAGgatctctttctccatcttcaAAGTAGGAGacagttaccatggcaacgTTACCTGCTGGTCAACAAGAGGGAGTCATCCAGTCAACTTCTCACTTTCAATAGACGACAAAGAAGTGGCATCCACCACTGCAACCGAATCCCTCACTGCTTGGTTCCCTGTTGCCATGGTACCTGGGCGGGATATGGGCGTGGCTCAATGCCAGGCAAAAACTGAGATGCAGAAGCTGATGAGTGAACCTGTATCTCTGGAAGTAG TCCCGGTTGGAGGTGATGTCAAAGTGGAGGTGGAATATCTCTACAGAGCTGACTCCAAACTGGCCGTTGCCAGGCTGAGCTGTCAAGTCGGCAGGGGAACTTTCCCTTACATCTCCTGGCTCTTTAATGACTCTGTCCTTCCCTCTGAGACACATGTGGACTCCCACTTTCAGCCTGTCCTGCCTGACTTTGCCCTCGCCGACCGCAGACGAATCCTCATCCTCCCTAAGCTGGGCCCAGAGGAGTCTGGGTGTTACCGCTGCAGGGTCAGGGACAGTTATGATGACTCTGGGCCCTGGGTGGAGAGTGTAGCTGTGCTGGTCAAGGTCACAG ACAGGATCCTTAACTCCATGCCTCGAGCAACGTCTTCCACTGAAACACCACCAA AGGTTTTCATGTCCACCATTGAGGTTATCGCCATAGCTTTCTGCTGCTTCCTTGTCCTGATGATGGTGGTGTATGTAGCCTGTATTTACAGGATGTTTGACCGCAACcgag CCCCTGACCACATTTCTACACCAAa TTCTGATGCACCTCCTGTGTCTGCACCCGCGTTGCAGTTGGGCAGCGAGATGGCTGCTACCTCCTCCATAGACTGTGATGCCTAG